The following is a genomic window from Nitrospira sp..
TGTAATAGCCAACCGTTTGACCCTGTTGGCGAAGCGCGCCCTTCCCATAGTGAGCCCCCACCATCAGTCCTCCTTTCACGACGCTCGGAAAGACCAGGATGGCCTTGGCTTCCTTCCGGAACATCTCTGCCTCAGGGTTCGATTCAAAAAACGTCGACAGCGCATTATCCACCTCGCGATCAATCTGAGCAGCAGCAGAGGACTTGCCAGCCACCCCACCGGTCGATTGACATCCCGCCAGCGCCACGATGCAGAGGAGGGCATACCCGAATTTCCATAGTGATTTCATCTGTGGATCCTTTCCATTAGTGAGCGCACTCCAGTTCTTTATTGGTGACGCGGCGACAGCGCGGCCTAGGCTGTCGCACTCTCAGTACACCAACGGAATCTCTTGAGCCAATTGCGCCTTGAGGATGGCGCGGATCTTATTCTCCAGCTGGATATAGCGAACGGTTTTCGTCGGTGATAGCACTTTTCCGATCTTGTTCGCATACAGGCGCTTGAGTTTGACCTCCGCCTCTTCCACCAGCAATGCGTCGCTCAGCAGCTTCTTCGCTTGATCGTTCGAAATGGTTCCCTTCCCGGCATTGAAGGCCTGGGCATAGGCGTTGATCGCCTGGCCCATCCTTTGGTTGATCGATTCCAGATCTTTCTGGTAGGCGTCATAGAGCGGCCAGAACTTCTTGCCCTCGGCCTCGCTGAGGTCCATGTTGCCGGCGACCACGAGCTTCTTGTCGGCCTTCACCTTCTGCATGAGAATTTGCATGTTCGTGTCAGTCTCGCCGCCCGGCGCCGCGCTCGGGCCCACATTCTGAGCCAGAGCCGGTCCTGTCAGCAGCACCCATGATCCCAACATCAGTGCGAGCAAACGATTCACGTGACCACCTCCATGGTTAAACAATAATGATGAGATTCAGCGTTCCTGCTTCCAATGTAGACGTCTACTCGGCTCGCGCATTGGGTTACGCCATGTCGAGCTTGATGTGCCGCGGATCGGACGAGCAGGCCATATACACCGCATGTTCTTCTTGTCCAGGCATTCATGAAGATCGGCTCAATTCCCAAAGACCGATTTCGGAAGCAACAGCGCGATCTGCAGCCGCACCTGCCAATCCGCACCCCCAACCTCGGGACGCACCACGTTGGCGTAGTAGCCGCAATTGGCGTTGAACGGCAATTTGCCGATGAAAAATACCTTCCCGAATCCTCCGCCGACCGGCACCGTCCATTTGTTGCCGTTGGTGGCTTCCAAATTGCCCGTGATGATCGGAGCGGAGGTGAGATACCAGCCGTGGTCGAAGTTATAGTTAATAAAATACTGAGAGAAGAACAGGCTGACGTTCGGTCCGCCCGCACCCGTAAAGGACCACACGTGGCTCGCCACGGCTCCGATCACCCAGGGGCCCTGAATGGTCAACGCGACCGCAGACGGTCCGGCGGCCCATCTGCGCGACCCCAATAGATCGTCGGTCGTCGTCGGCAACTGCAGCGACGGCCCCAGGCCCCACAGCACGGAACCGGAGTTCGCCGGCGAGAGAAATGCAGAGAAATTCGTCGGGCTGAGCCCCCAGGTATTGCCGTCTGGCGTGCGAACATCTGGCTGCTTGACGATCGGCAGGATCGTCCGGGTGATCAGATTCCATTCGCTGTTGAGGCTGATGGGAATGACCGGCTGCACGTTTAGCACGTTCTGCACCCGATTGTGCGGCCCGGTCCCGCCGTTCATGTTGTTCTGGAAGGGAATACTGATGAGATCGGCGACGGGATTCTGCGTTTTCTTGGCTAGGTCTGCCTCCGACTCCGCTGCATTCGCCCCAGGGGTGAACATCATGACAACGGTAATCGCCATACGCATCACCAGGATCGACCGCTGGAGATAAGCCGAAATGCACCTGCCGGTTGGGTTCAGAGGCATAACCACTCTCCATTCTTGTGCATGTCCCGCCGCCGGCATCTTCTCTATCACGAGACCACTCGGTGTCCTCACAGCGAGGTGTGTCCGCCCCTTGGCCCGAATGAGACGCCTTGCGAACCCCATGCGAGGCTGACGGCGAGATAATGGACCATGACGTCTTTGAATTCCCCAGACACCTGTCCGGCCAGCGGCCCGCGATTTTGCGAGACCGACAGATTGCCCAGATATGCCACTTCATAGCTAAGTCCGAGTTTGATATTCTGGCTCTTGAGCCAATTGATGCCGATGCCGAATTTATATGACGTTCCAGTCGGGAGGGCCAACTGCCGGTTGGCCGCGCTGACCATGGAGGAATCGTACGCAAAGCCGGAGTTGAGCAACCATTGCGAATTCAGCTTGTATTGGCTTCCTATCCCCACGTGGTAGACGTCGTCATAATCGATATTGGCTTTCACCGACGGGTTAAGGACGCCCCCGTTCAATCCGACCTCTGCCGATCCAAACCGGCTCCAATTTTCCCAGCCGAAATCGCCCATGATCGCCCACCGTTCATTCAGTTCGTGATAGGCGCTGAACAAGACATGCTGCGGCACGGTGAGTCCGAGATTGACTGTGCGATTGAGGAGCCCGTTATTCTGAAGAAGGGTGCCGACGGCACCCAGGTTCGAGAAGGCGGGAGTGTCTGAGAAGTTGAGCGTGATCGGTGAAAAGTATGTGACGCCGATCGGGGTCATTGTCGTCGGTTCATAGAGGACGCCAAACTGCCCACCGACCCCCGCAGTCGTGTCCCGTACGCTCATCTCTCCGGCGCCACTCCCTGTCGGTGGGAGATCGTTGAAGTTTGCCGTCTTCCTTAAGTACGCCATCATCACGTTGGGACCGCCTCCGATGGAGATCCGTTCGGTCAGCTGGTAGCTCGCCACCATGGGAACCGTCACCCCGATTAAGACCGCTTGTTTTACGTAATAACGTCCAGCCCATTCTTGCTCATACCCCAAGGCAAGGCCGAACGTGGAGAGCAGCCCGACCCCGACTTTGAAATCCTTACCAAGGCGGTGAACATAGTAGACGCCTGCGCCCGGCGCCAGGCCGATCGGATTTCCGCCCCCGCCGCCGCCAAACTGCGCGACCTCAGGACTGAACAGGACCTGAAAATACAGCCCTTGCAACGTGCCTTGAAATTGATTGCCTTCGAGGTGGCCCATGCTGGCGGGATTTTTGTACAGAGCGGAGGCATCTTGTGCGCGCGCCGCTGCCCCGGCTCCCGCCAGGCCGTTGCTCAGTTCCATGAACAATCCGCCTGCTTCGCAGAAGTCCGTCAAGGAGAGGATCATGAGGCCGGTCGCCAATGCCATGGTCCACACAAGCGACCGCGCTTCAAGAAGGGGGCTTGTTGGACGCACTCTCAACTTCCGCTCCTTTCGATCACCAAGCTCCTCATATCCTTATGACGATGTCTTCCCCCCGCCGGGGCCGAAGGTCACTCCCTGAGAACCCCAATTCACGGTAAAGGCAAAGAAGTGCATCATGGCGTTGTTGAAGTGACCTGTGACCTGTCCTGCGAGCGGTCCGCGATTCTGCGCGATCGAAAGATCTCCCATATAAGAGACTTCGTAACTGAACCCTAGTTTTACGGTCGGACGCACCAACCAATCAGCGCCCAGACCGAGCTTGTAGGTCGCTCCAACCGGCATGGCAAGTTGTCGATTGGCAGCTGAGACCATCGAAGAATCATAGGCAAAGCCCGTGTTGATCAACCATTCGGGGTTGAGGCGGTACTGGCCACCGAGCGCGACGTGGTAGGTATCGTTGTAGTTGCTCACCGTCGTCAATGCTACTGGGTTAGCCGTATTCACCGAGACTTCTACATCGCCGAACCGGCTCCAATTGTCCCAGCCAAAATTCGCCATGATCGCCAACCGATCGGTGAGTTCGTGATAGCCGCTCAAAATGACGCGCTGCGGCACCGTGAATCCAAGATCGATTCTGCGACTGAGCAGACCATTGTTCTGAAGAGTGGAGCCGATGGTCCCCAGATCCGAAAAGGCCGGCGTGTCGGAAAAATTGATTTTGATCGGAGAATAGTAGGTCACGCCGATACGGGAGCCTTTTTGCGGCTCGAACAGGAGGCCGACCTGGCCACCGACTCCTACCGCAGTGTCCTTGACTGCGACCTGGCCGTCTCCTGTACCGATCGGCAGCTGGTTATTGATATTGGAGGTGTATTTCATATATCCGAGCATGACGTTCGGTCCGCCGCCGATGGAAAACTTCTCGCTTACCCGGTAGCTGGCGACCGGCGCGAACGTGATGCCGACCATCGTCGCTTGTTTCACGTAGTAGCGGCCGACAAAGTCCTGCCCATACTGAAGCCCGAGGCCGAAATTTCCGAGGACACCGAGCCCGACTTTGAAGTCTTTGTTCAGACTATGAACATAGAATGCACTCGCGCCGGGCACGATACCGATCGGATTGCCGCCGCCGTTTCCTCCCCACGGGACGTTGGGGCCATCAAACCCGCCGCTGGGAAAGTAGAGCGCCTGCAATCCGCCTTGAAATTGATTTCCCTCGAGGAGGCTCATTCCGGCAGGATTCTTGAACAGTGTGGAGGCATCTTGTGCACGCGCCGCCCAACCGGCCCCAGCCAGGGCGACATCCTCCGTTCCGAACTCCGACATAAACAGCCCACCGGCGATCGAAATATTCGGTATCGCGAGCAGGACGGTCACACTCAACCACGCAAACAGTACCTTCACTCTCATGTCGATCCTCCTTCACTATCAATGGCACCTGTTCATCAGCCTTTTGAGTCTGGGCGGCATCACTAGAGCAACATATTGACCCGCCATCCGAAGACAAACGCTTCATCCGCAATTCTGCTCAGGCCCGGCTTGATGTACTGAACGTCTGGGGTAATGTTGAGCCAAGGCGTGACTTTAAAGTTATAGAACAGCTCCACACCGGTTCCGTTCCGAATGGCAAATAACGCTTGCGGAACAGGGCCGAACTCCGTGCTGGCTCCGACGTAGTACCAACCCAGTCCCCATTTGTCGCCACGGTGTCCTTTGAACGGGCTGTCACCGGCAATGCCGCCGCTGACAAAAAATCTAACGGGATTCGGATTGCCGTCGCTTAATGAGGCCCGTCCGAATACTCCCCATCCGCGTTCCTCATCGCCCGCATACCGCACGAAGAATTGATCGAACCCATAAAACACCGTGTAACTTTGGGAGATCGTCTGTGAGGCAGAGCCGCCGATGGCCGGATACTCCGGCGGAGGCGACAGGAGAAAATTGAGATTCCGCTGGTCGTACCGTTTCCAAATGCCTCCGATGTGTTGGTCGCCCGGCAGACCGAAGAACTTCGTCTTGAGCGTCACTTCGCCGCTCACAATGATGCCTTTGGCGTACAAATTGTTCACCCCGAGCGTGTCCGTGGTTCTGTCCTGAGGATCACGGGCGGAGACCGCGATCCGGCCCCACTCCTGCGGGCTGACGACTCCGGCGACGAATGAACTGTAGGGGAGAGCCGTTAAGAACGCCGGATTCGCCACGAGCGCCTGATTCATGAACTGCTGGGTGCCGTTCCCGCCGGAAAAGCGATCCTGATCCATCTCGCCGACAACCAGTTTCTTGCCGGCAAACACAACCAGATTCTGAGAAAGCGGTTGCACCAGAAAAAAGTTGGTGAGGTACGGAACCCCCGGGTTGTTTGGCGACGGAGGCAAAGCAGCGCCGAACACAGCCGGCGCACCGGCGCCAGTTGATAGCGAGACGTTTCCGTAATCGCCCCACCAATGCTCGGCGGTCACGACCAATTTGCCTTTCGGCAACCCGCCGAACTTTTCGAGATCGACGCCGAGATCGTATTGACCACGACCCGTGTATGCGAATCGATTGCCTTCGCTGAGAGGCGGCGGAACCGGGGCGCTGATACCACCTCGGATTCCGAAGCCGAACTGGGTCACGTTGCCGGCGAACGTCAGCCCGAGTTCCTTAAGCCGGGATCGATAGCCGCCCCAGTCGCCGGTGAGGGTCGGACGCGTCCGCCAGTCGCAGAACAGGCATGCCACCGCATCGGAGTTGCCAGGCGTTTGTTCTTGCGATGGCTGATCGAGGCGATCTTGGGCTGAAGCCGACTGCGCAAGCGCTATCAACGCGAAAAATAGGAATCTCCCGAGCATGCATACTTATAGTGAAGAAACCTGCGGCCAGGAACTGTCAAGAATGACAGGTGCAGGGAGGATATGCTTGGATCGACGCTCGCTTAGGAACTTCATTGGGACCGTTCATGTATCGAGCCTCCAGGCGAGCGAGAGGAGCACCAGTTGCTGGTCACGTGCGAACCCTGTTGTATCAGGACCTGTCCTGTTGATAAAAAATCCCCCGTCTGTTCCGGTAGATTGGTCGTAGCGATGCTCCAGTCTTACGATGACATTCTGCTTGGGGTAAGACAGACGGTATTCCACGGTGCTCGTGATCGCTTTGAGCAGTTGCTCCGATCCGGTGATCCTGCCGTTCCGATCCCAATACAGCTCCGGGCGCACTCCGACGCTCCAAGGTCCGGTGAGATTCCAATGAGCAAAAAGCGCGGCCCCCATCCAGAATGTGCGGGGATGTCCCGGCTGCTCGGCTGCGTTCTCTGTTCCCACGTCATACGCGGCCGCCAATATGATTCGATCATGCCTCCACTCGATGATACTGTCCGAGAAGAACCTCCAGAAATGAGGATTTGTGGATGATTGGTCGGGTCCGTAGTAAAGATTTTCCGTTACGATCAGGTGAGGAGCGGCCTTATAGACGACTTGTCCACCGTAACTCGGTTGATCGTTCGCATGAGAGAGATAGGAAAAGCCGTTGATGACGTACAGGCCCACCGTCAGGGATTCATTGATCGGCGTGCTCGCTCCCACGCCGAACATGAAATAGGGCGCATGGTCGGCCATGTATGATCGGGTGTAATGCAGGTTGAGCGGAGAGTAAATGGATTGGTACCCGATGAAACTGTTGAACAACCCTGCAGTCAATAAAAGGCCGTTCCCGAGAGGCGCGAGGTAGGAGACGTTCGCCCGTGAAAGGTGGCGGAGTGTATCGGCGCCGTCTACCGGCTTGTCTCGGCCGGGGACTGCAGCAGGCACCAAGCCGTCCGTGTCGTATCCCGCCTGCAGCCCGAACTCAAGCCCCCATCGTGAGTTGACGGTGGCGTCCTTGCGGACATAGCCCATGACCATGTTAGGAGCCCACTCATTCACATGGGTGGTCGTGCTCTTGCTGCGCCAGCGGTGATCGTCGGGATAGTGAAGATTTAGGGCATAACTCACATCCACGATCCCGCCATGATGCCAGTCTGAATGCGTGTCCTCAGCGTCTTCGCCACGCGCAGGATGCACGCACAAAACCGACAGCAGAATCGGCAGGCCAATCCATGCATAAAAGAGGAGCCGGCACGATCTTCGAAACTGGCCGCAGGGACTGCAGTCATACGGGACCATAGGCCTTGGCCGGAGCGGCGACATCTCGTTCCCAACCGTTCCTGGTAAGTGCAGCAGCTGGTGAGACCGGGGAAACGCGATCGTGTCTGTATCGGCCGAAGACTTTAGGCTTTGGGCTCGATGCAATTGGTTCCGCCCCGCCATTGACAGAGCCGAAACCGCAGTTTTTCGGCCCAGAATCGATAGGCCTCCTCAATGTCGTTCCATGAATTGAACAGACCCCGAAGGCTCTTGGTTCCTCCCCGCCGATCAACTCCGGCGAGCAATATTCCACCCGTTTCGGAGTCGGTGATCTTCAACTCTCCACTGGCGCTGCCCGTGAATGCCGACACTCCGGTGAATCCGCTTTTCACTCCCGACAACACACGCAGCTGCGGGACAATGCTGGAAATAGTGTCCAGCACCACCATGGATTTATCCGCCTCTGTCATGGCAGCTTGAACGCGCATCACATCCTGTCCCGGCTGTGTCGTCAATTCGTAATCCTGCTTCAGCGACTCGTGAAGCTGTGCCCAGAGCGCATCTGCCAAGCGCTGTCGATCCTCGCCAGACACCTTCGCCATTTGCGAGTCTTTCCCAATCCACACTGTTACGGGATCGAGGATGATCTTTTTGTATTTCTCCCAGTGGGCATCGGGATTCACGTACACCAATAACGCCTCATTTTCATGGCCTTCCATGACCATGCTGCGCTGCCCTTCCTTAAGCATGGAATAGTCACCCAGGAAACCCGACTTTTCCACCGACTTCGCTTCTTGCGTGGACGCGCAGCCGCTTGCACCGATCAACAATGCAACTCCAAGTACACCAATGATGGCACGCATAGTGGTCTCCTTCTTATTTCTCGCCTCTTGGGCCAGGTTCACTCCAGCAGAGGGCGTCGTGTGAAGCAGAATAGTATGTGAGGCAGACCATCTTGCCGACTGTTAGAATTGACAGTAGATAACTATTTTTGATCGGGGCGAGACTGGCAGCGAACTCGTCGCTGTCGATGTAGGTTCTCCGCGATGCGGAGCTTTCAAAAAGACCTCGGACCATGAACTGATGCTGCATCTCCATATGAAACTGCTGCTCTTGTTGCTTGTGTTGGGCTGTTCCGCCTGTGCGAGACTCGACATCACAAGTGAACATGACGACTCGACGGAGTTCTCGCGATACCGGTCATTCGCATTTGGCGATCCGACCGAGATCGGTGATGAGCGAACAACCGACGAAGCCATGCTACGGAGTTACCTTGAACCGGTCATTTCTAACGAACTGATCCGAAAAGGACTTCGCCGGGCAGGCCAGAACCAGCTTGGCGATGTGGCAGTCTATTTCTGGGTCAATGTGAACTCCGCGACGCAGAGAACATGGCGAAGTGCGTATGGGCCAGGCGGGGCTTATGGAAAGGCATTTGAATCTCAGTTGCAGCGTAACGGCACACTGGTCCTGGACTTTGTGGAACCGGCCAAGAAACTACTGGTCTGGCGCGCGACGATCCAAGCACCCTTGGAATCGACGAAGGAGCAAAATATTGAACTGGCAACCGAGGCGGTGGTGCGTGCTCTGGAACACTATCCACCCGTAAAGCGCCGGTAGCACATTGAGGCCCTGCCGTCTAAGACCGGGTCCGTTCGACCACGGTGGAGGGCATGAAGCCTACAGGCGTATGACGATTCTTTCGTCCGGCTGTCGGGTTGGTTTTTCCTGTCAAAAGTGACAGTTCTCTTCGCCACTTCGGCCCACCTAAGATAGCGGCGGCGCTCGCTCGAGGAACCACTCATGCTTCACAATCGGGAGATGGCTGATGCGATGATCCTCGATGGTTGTGGAGAGGATGCTATTGGGAACTCCGGCAATGGCCCAGAGATTCCATCCCCGCGCCGCCGATGCAGCCGGAACGCGGCATATGACTACGGACCTTCTTATTCAGAAGGTTAAGGGGGACAAGACGTTGCTGATGGCAGGCAATAGGGGAGTGACCGAGGACGAAGATAAAAATGACCGCTGTAGGAAGCCAGGCCCCATTTCCAGCTGGCTTGTCAGAATCGGCAGTACTCGCCGAAGCATAAGCCTTGTATCACTCCGTGGAGCAGTGGAATCCGGATGATTCGATCGAAATGTAAGAGAGGCGTCATGTCGGCCCTTGCTCCCTGGGCGGTACTCCTTCTCGCCTCATGGACGATCGGTTGTGGCGGCTCTCACATCGCAATTCCAAGGCCGACCGACGCGCTCGATCCCCCACCTGCTCCGCCACCCGTAGCACCGTCGACGGTGAATCTCACGGTCACCATTCCTCTCGTCGAACTGGCTGCAGCCGCTGATGAGGCTATGCCCATGTCCACCGGACAAGAACGTGTCTGGCAAGCAGGCGTGCGTTCCTCGGATCAAGAGGCCCTTCAGTACCAGTACTGGGTCGTTCGCGGACCGCTGAACCTCAGGGTCACTCGTGATCAATTGCTGAGCGAGTTCACCGAGATGCAGTACCGACTCGCGCTAAAGATGACGTCACCGGGGGGCATGGTCCTGGAGGGGCGGTGTGGATACGGGGAAGATCCTCCCAAACATATGAGGCTGGTCACGCGCACCAGCTTCAGTTGGACGGAGCAGTGGACGCTTCGAACAGACACGGCCTTCGATCCGCCCGAGTTCCGCGATTCCTGCCGACTGGCAGGGCTGAATGCCGACGTCACGCCGATCGTGCGGGCGATCGTCGAAGCCCGGTTGCCTGCGTTAGCCGCCGCAATTGATAAGAAGGCGAAAGAGCGTAGCGAAACCAAACAGCGCGCGCAGAAAATTTGGAGCTGGCTGCAGCAGCCCTTCGACTTGGGGCGGGATCGGTGGTTGATGTTGAACCCACAGCATGCACAGGCGAGCCCCATCGTCTCCAAGGGATCGGACATCCGCACATCGGTCGATCTGGTTCTCAAGCCGCAGGTTCATGTGGGGGCGAAACCTTCTGCGGAGCACCGTTCCCTCGAGCCCCTCCGAATCGCTCCCGCCGCTTCGGACGGATTCCATTTAGTTATTCCGGTCGTCGCGGAGTATGAGGTCATCAATCGTCGGCTGCAGGAGCGTGTGGTGGGACAAGTGTTTGACAGTCCCGTCGGCGAGCCGCTCAAGATTTCGTCTGCCCATCTCTATGGGAGCGGTGCCCAACTCATCATCGAACTCGGCGTGACAGGCGCCATGAACGGGACATTGTACGCTACCGGTCAACCAGTCTACGACGAGGAGATGCGCCTCTTGCGGTTCGAGCATTTCGACTATACGGCAGATACGAGGAATGTCGTGGTGCGATCGGCAGATGCGCTTTTTCATAGAAAGATTCTCGCCAGGATCGAACCGGAAACACGTATAGACTTGTCCGACCGAATCGATGAATTGCGAAATCGACTGGCATCCCTCTTGACGCGTGAGGTGGAGCCGGGATGGTGGCTCGAAGCCACGGTGAGCCGATTGAACGCCCTGGGGATTTATCCGGTGTCCGGGGGAGTGGAAGTGCAGATCGAGGCAGACGGCGTGATTGAAATCTGCCCTCGGTAACGCGAAAATGCTTGCCTCAGGGCCTTGGCTCTCTTCATCGTCGCATAGGGGCAGTGTCCTCACCGTGGTGAATCCCATCGCAGCCATGCTCGCTATGTGAGATCTATGCGATCCGGAGAACCGGCCGTCTGACGCGAATGATCGATGTCGGGTCTTACATCGACCTTCTGGAATCGCACAGTGCGAATGGGCGGCAACCACGGGTTTCGTGGGACAGTCCCGACGGAAGGAAGGGGCTCCGTTTCATGCACGTACACCGTCGCCGACCAAGTGAGTGTTTCTTCCCCTTCGCTATCGCGATCATTGGTTCTGGATCGATGACCGGGACATGAGAGTCAAAAGACACTTCGGCTAGGCGGTAGATTCCTCCGCGAAGGGATGTCTTCCTTATGATGATGTGTTGCTGTCCGTAAAAGCGATGCGCGGTGACACATACGTCCGACCGGCCAGAGCTTCATGAATCGCGTGCCCAAGCTCGACCGCCATGCTTGATTTAAGAATATAGGCCGACGCGCCAGACGCCAATGCTTCGTGCACGAAATCTTTATCACCATGCACGGTGAGAAACACCACTTTTGCCAGGGAGTGCTCTTCGCGTAGGCGTCTCGCCACCTGCAGTCCGTTGTAGACAGGCATCGAGAGATCGAGCACGATGACGTCAGGGTTCAGCCGGGCCGCCGCGTCCAAGAGGTCCCCGCCATCGCGGGCTGTGCCGACGATGTCGAAGTCGGATGCCAACATAGTCGCGACTGCGTCCAAAACAGCCCGACAATCATCGGCAATGATGATTCGCGCGCGTGTTGTCTTGGTCGGGATCTTGGTCATCAGACGAAACAGCAGCTATCTGCCGCGCACATGGTGCTACGATTCGCCGAATAGTGTCAGGGGATGAAGTGTAATGACGGCCGAGACAGGCGGATACTGGCAAAAGTGACAGGCTTCGGCAGGGCTCGGGAATCGCGAAGCAGCCGGACGAAGTACTCAGGCCCTGATTGACCGTGGAGAAATCAATTTGGTCGCAGGCATGGTCCGCTTCGGCCGGTGACGATGGACGACTTCGCGACCCGGGGCAAGTAGCTGTGAAATGCCTCCGACAGTAGGAGATCGTCATCCGCAGCAGAAACGGCGGGTAATCATCGGCAGGTCTTCTTCAGCCGTTCTGTCTCCGTGATGTTTTTTTCTTCACCGGAGTGTCGGGAAGCAGTGGAACAACCGCGCGCACCTTCGTCCCGGCTGACGACGATTCGATGCTGAACTCGCCTCTGACGAGGCGGAGGCGTTCCCGCATGCTGATCAAGCCAAGAGAGCTTTTGGCCGTGATGGTATTGGGATCGAAGCCTTTCCCGTCATCTTCGATGATCAATTCAATCCCATTCGGTTTTCCCATCAGCTTCACGCGCGCCTCTGCAGCACCACTATGCTTGCACACGTTGTGAAGCGCCTCTTGGGCCACGCGATACAAGCACAGCGCAACATCGGCATGACGGGGGGGAGCAGGGCCGCTCTCGATGAAATGCACCTGGAATTGTTTCCGTAGAGATAGATCGCGGCACAGCGCCCGGAGCGCCGCGCTGAGGCCGAGATACTCGAGCTTCGCCGAATGGAGGCTCATCGATAATTCATGCACGTGGACGCCGAGATCATTGATCTGCTTAATCGTCTGTCGGGCCCGGCTCAATTGCGTGGGAGCGCCCACGCCGATTTCTGCGCACAACTGCTCAAGTTCAGTGGCCACCAATGCCAGTCCCTGGTTGATATCGTCATGCAAGTCTCGGGCGATGCGACGCCGTTCCTCTTCCTGGGCGGAAATCAGCTGACCGCTCAACTCACGCAATCGTTCCTCCGCAAGCTTGCTCGCGGTGATGTCCATCATGAATCCACTCAGAATGGTCCGCTCGCCGACCAGTCGACTGACGGTGACTAAATCGTGCAGCCATTTCACGCCCCCGTGGACATCCATCATCCGATAGTCCACTTCGTAGCGATCAACTTGCTTCGACAAGTCGTGGCGTTTCTTCAAGACGGAGGCCCGGTCGTCGGGGTGCAGGTGCTCTTCTAGGAAATGCGGCTCGAACCATCGTTCCATCGGATAGCCGAGTAGACTGATGGCCTGAGGGCCGACGTAAGTGAATCGTCCCGTTTCGATGTCGAATTCCCACGGGACTGATATGGTGGTCTCCAGAAAGATTTGGCGTCGGCTCTCTGCTTCCCGAGCCGCTTCTTCCGTCCTCTGCC
Proteins encoded in this region:
- a CDS encoding lipid-binding SYLF domain-containing protein, producing the protein MKSLWKFGYALLCIVALAGCQSTGGVAGKSSAAAQIDREVDNALSTFFESNPEAEMFRKEAKAILVFPSVVKGGLMVGAHYGKGALRQQGQTVGYYNTIAASYGLQAGIQSFGCVMFLMNDQAVEYLDNSSGWEVGVGPSIVIMDKGMATNLSTTTGRSDVYAFVFDQKGLMAGIGLQGSKISKINP
- a CDS encoding outer membrane protein transport protein; amino-acid sequence: MRVRPTSPLLEARSLVWTMALATGLMILSLTDFCEAGGLFMELSNGLAGAGAAARAQDASALYKNPASMGHLEGNQFQGTLQGLYFQVLFSPEVAQFGGGGGGNPIGLAPGAGVYYVHRLGKDFKVGVGLLSTFGLALGYEQEWAGRYYVKQAVLIGVTVPMVASYQLTERISIGGGPNVMMAYLRKTANFNDLPPTGSGAGEMSVRDTTAGVGGQFGVLYEPTTMTPIGVTYFSPITLNFSDTPAFSNLGAVGTLLQNNGLLNRTVNLGLTVPQHVLFSAYHELNERWAIMGDFGWENWSRFGSAEVGLNGGVLNPSVKANIDYDDVYHVGIGSQYKLNSQWLLNSGFAYDSSMVSAANRQLALPTGTSYKFGIGINWLKSQNIKLGLSYEVAYLGNLSVSQNRGPLAGQVSGEFKDVMVHYLAVSLAWGSQGVSFGPRGGHTSL
- a CDS encoding outer membrane protein transport protein — its product is MRVKVLFAWLSVTVLLAIPNISIAGGLFMSEFGTEDVALAGAGWAARAQDASTLFKNPAGMSLLEGNQFQGGLQALYFPSGGFDGPNVPWGGNGGGNPIGIVPGASAFYVHSLNKDFKVGLGVLGNFGLGLQYGQDFVGRYYVKQATMVGITFAPVASYRVSEKFSIGGGPNVMLGYMKYTSNINNQLPIGTGDGQVAVKDTAVGVGGQVGLLFEPQKGSRIGVTYYSPIKINFSDTPAFSDLGTIGSTLQNNGLLSRRIDLGFTVPQRVILSGYHELTDRLAIMANFGWDNWSRFGDVEVSVNTANPVALTTVSNYNDTYHVALGGQYRLNPEWLINTGFAYDSSMVSAANRQLAMPVGATYKLGLGADWLVRPTVKLGFSYEVSYMGDLSIAQNRGPLAGQVTGHFNNAMMHFFAFTVNWGSQGVTFGPGGGKTSS
- a CDS encoding carbohydrate porin, which codes for MLGRFLFFALIALAQSASAQDRLDQPSQEQTPGNSDAVACLFCDWRTRPTLTGDWGGYRSRLKELGLTFAGNVTQFGFGIRGGISAPVPPPLSEGNRFAYTGRGQYDLGVDLEKFGGLPKGKLVVTAEHWWGDYGNVSLSTGAGAPAVFGAALPPSPNNPGVPYLTNFFLVQPLSQNLVVFAGKKLVVGEMDQDRFSGGNGTQQFMNQALVANPAFLTALPYSSFVAGVVSPQEWGRIAVSARDPQDRTTDTLGVNNLYAKGIIVSGEVTLKTKFFGLPGDQHIGGIWKRYDQRNLNFLLSPPPEYPAIGGSASQTISQSYTVFYGFDQFFVRYAGDEERGWGVFGRASLSDGNPNPVRFFVSGGIAGDSPFKGHRGDKWGLGWYYVGASTEFGPVPQALFAIRNGTGVELFYNFKVTPWLNITPDVQYIKPGLSRIADEAFVFGWRVNMLL
- a CDS encoding porin — protein: MSPLRPRPMVPYDCSPCGQFRRSCRLLFYAWIGLPILLSVLCVHPARGEDAEDTHSDWHHGGIVDVSYALNLHYPDDHRWRSKSTTTHVNEWAPNMVMGYVRKDATVNSRWGLEFGLQAGYDTDGLVPAAVPGRDKPVDGADTLRHLSRANVSYLAPLGNGLLLTAGLFNSFIGYQSIYSPLNLHYTRSYMADHAPYFMFGVGASTPINESLTVGLYVINGFSYLSHANDQPSYGGQVVYKAAPHLIVTENLYYGPDQSSTNPHFWRFFSDSIIEWRHDRIILAAAYDVGTENAAEQPGHPRTFWMGAALFAHWNLTGPWSVGVRPELYWDRNGRITGSEQLLKAITSTVEYRLSYPKQNVIVRLEHRYDQSTGTDGGFFINRTGPDTTGFARDQQLVLLSLAWRLDT
- a CDS encoding DUF3313 domain-containing protein, encoding MRAIIGVLGVALLIGASGCASTQEAKSVEKSGFLGDYSMLKEGQRSMVMEGHENEALLVYVNPDAHWEKYKKIILDPVTVWIGKDSQMAKVSGEDRQRLADALWAQLHESLKQDYELTTQPGQDVMRVQAAMTEADKSMVVLDTISSIVPQLRVLSGVKSGFTGVSAFTGSASGELKITDSETGGILLAGVDRRGGTKSLRGLFNSWNDIEEAYRFWAEKLRFRLCQWRGGTNCIEPKA
- a CDS encoding DUF4136 domain-containing protein, which produces MKLLLLLLVLGCSACARLDITSEHDDSTEFSRYRSFAFGDPTEIGDERTTDEAMLRSYLEPVISNELIRKGLRRAGQNQLGDVAVYFWVNVNSATQRTWRSAYGPGGAYGKAFESQLQRNGTLVLDFVEPAKKLLVWRATIQAPLESTKEQNIELATEAVVRALEHYPPVKRR